A portion of the Lathamus discolor isolate bLatDis1 chromosome 5, bLatDis1.hap1, whole genome shotgun sequence genome contains these proteins:
- the KLC4 gene encoding kinesin light chain 4 isoform X3: MLSALPGEHLAILFLEPGSPPPPFPPPARCSVVGCRAPGACASARAGVQRAGSRASPQPALPRSAGASGSASAGQAAAGSQGCRSRTMSTMVYPREEKLDKLSQEEIISNTKLVMQGLEALKNEHNSILHSLLETIKCLKKDEEANLVHEKSNLLRKSVEMIELGLGEAQVMMALSNHLNAVESEKQKLRAQVRRLCQENQWLRDELANTQQKLQRSEQTVAQLEEEKKHLEFMNQLKKYDEDVSPSEEKEGDSAKDSLDDLFPNEEEEHGPGLPHQHSSAVAAAQQGGYEIPARLRTLHNLVIQYASQGRYEVAVPLCKQALEDLEKTSGHDHPDVATMLNILALVYRDQNKYKEAAHLLNDALSIREKTLGKDHPAVAATLNNLAVLYGKRGKYKEAEPLCKRALEIREKVLGKDHPDVAKQLNNLALLCQNQGKYDEVEYYYCRALEIYESCLGPDDPNVAKTKNNLASCYLKQGKYKDAEVLYKEILTRAHVKEFGSVDDEHKPIWMHAEEREEMSKSKHRDSAPYAEYGGWYKACKVSSPTVNTTLRNLGALYRRQGKLEAAETLEECAVRSRRQGIDPINQTKVVEILKEGDGTERRRSLGGSVKYENATDGSEEVSMGVEWSGA; this comes from the exons ATGCTTTCTGCGCTGCCAGGAGAGCATCTCGCCATCCTGTTTCTAGAGCCTGgatctcctcctccccccttccccccccccgcccgctGCAGTGTGGTTGGCTGCCGAGCGCCGGGTGCCTGCGCCTCTGCTAGAGCCGGAGTGCAGCGCGCTGGGAGCCGCGCATCGCCGCAGCCTGCGCTTCCCCGCAGCGCCGGGGCCTCCGGGAGTGCCAGCGCTGGAcaagctgctgcaggcagccag GGCTGCAGAAGCAGGACTATGTCCACCATGGTGTACCCTAGGGAGGAGAAACTGGACAAGCTGAGCCAAGAGGAGATAATTTCCAACACCAAGCTAGTGATGCAGGGGCTGGAGGCACTCAAGAATGAACACAACTCCATCCTGCACAGCTTGCTGGAAACCATAAAGTgcctgaagaaagatgaagaagcCAATCTCGTGCATGAAAAATCCAACCTGCTCCGCAAGTCAGTGGAGATGATCGAGTTGGGGCTCGGAGAGGCTCAG GTGATGATGGCATTGTCCAACCATCTGAATGCTGTGGAGtcagagaagcagaagctgcGTGCTCAGGTCCGGAGGCTGTGCCAGGAGAACCAGTGGCTGCGTGATGAGCTTGCCAACAcccagcagaagctgcagcgCAGTGAGCAAACCGTGGctcagctggaggaggagaagaaacacCTTGAGTTCATGAACCAGCTGAAGAAGTACGATGAGGATGTCTCACCTTCG gaggagaaggagggtgACTCCGCCAAGGACTCTCTGGATGATCTGTTCCCgaatgaggaggaggagcatGGTCCTGGAC TGCCCCACCAGCACAGTAGTGCAGTGGCAGCTGCCCAGCAGGGAGGCTATGAGATCCCTGCACGCCTGCGCACGCTCCACAACCTTGTCATCCAGTACGCCTCACAGGGACGCTACGAGGTGGCTGTGCCACTCTGCAAGCAGGCGCTGGAGGACCTGGAGAAGACATCAGGCCACGATCACCCTGATGTGGCCACCATGCTCAACATCCTGGCACTAGTGTACAG GgatcaaaataaatacaaagaggCAGCACATCTCTTGAATGATGCACTCTCCATCCGTGAGAAGACTCTGGGCAAAGACCACCCAGCG GTGGCAGCAACTTTGAACAACCTGGCTGTTCTCTACGGCAAGAGAGGGAAGTACAAAGAAGCAGAGCCACTGTGTAAGCGGGCCCTGGAGATCCGTGAGAAG GTCCTAGGCAAAGACCATCCTGATGTGGccaagcagctgaacaatctagCCCTGCTGTGCCAGAACCAGGGCAAGTACGATGAGGTGGAGTACTATTACTGCAGGGCTCTGGAGATCTATGAGAGCTGCCTGGGTCCTGATGACCCCAACGTGGCCAAGACCAAGAACAACCTG GCCTCCTGTTACCTGAAGCAAGGCAAATACAAAGATGCGGAGGTGCTGTATAAGGAGATCCTCACCCGTGCTCACGTGAAGGAGTTTGGCTCTGTGGATG ATGAACACAAACCAATCTGGATGCACgcagaggagagagaggagatgAGCAAG AGCAAGCACAGAGACAGCGCTCCCTATGCTGAGTATGGCGGCTGGTACAAGGCCTGTAAGGTCAGCAG CCCGACAGTGAACACCACGCTGAGGAACCTGGGTGCGCTGTACCGGCGCCAGGGCAAGCTGGAGGCGGCGGAGACCTTGGAGGAGTGCGCGGTTCGCTCCCGGCGGCAG GGCATTGACCCAATCAACCAGACAAAGGTGGTGGAGATCCTGAAGGAGGGCGATGGCACAGAGAGACGTCGGAGCCTGGGGGGCAGCGTCAAGTATGAGAATGCCACAGACGGTAGCGAGGAAGTGAGTATGGGCGTGGAATGGAGCGGG
- the KLC4 gene encoding kinesin light chain 4 isoform X4: protein MLSALPGEHLAILFLEPGSPPPPFPPPARCSVVGCRAPGACASARAGVQRAGSRASPQPALPRSAGASGSASAGQAAAGSQGCRSRTMSTMVYPREEKLDKLSQEEIISNTKLVMQGLEALKNEHNSILHSLLETIKCLKKDEEANLVHEKSNLLRKSVEMIELGLGEAQVMMALSNHLNAVESEKQKLRAQVRRLCQENQWLRDELANTQQKLQRSEQTVAQLEEEKKHLEFMNQLKKYDEDVSPSEEKEGDSAKDSLDDLFPNEEEEHGPGLPHQHSSAVAAAQQGGYEIPARLRTLHNLVIQYASQGRYEVAVPLCKQALEDLEKTSGHDHPDVATMLNILALVYRDQNKYKEAAHLLNDALSIREKTLGKDHPAVAATLNNLAVLYGKRGKYKEAEPLCKRALEIREKVLGKDHPDVAKQLNNLALLCQNQGKYDEVEYYYCRALEIYESCLGPDDPNVAKTKNNLASCYLKQGKYKDAEVLYKEILTRAHVKEFGSVDDEHKPIWMHAEEREEMSKSKHRDSAPYAEYGGWYKACKVSSPTVNTTLRNLGALYRRQGKLEAAETLEECAVRSRRQGIDPINQTKVVEILKEGDGTERRRSLGGSVKYENATDGSEEA from the exons ATGCTTTCTGCGCTGCCAGGAGAGCATCTCGCCATCCTGTTTCTAGAGCCTGgatctcctcctccccccttccccccccccgcccgctGCAGTGTGGTTGGCTGCCGAGCGCCGGGTGCCTGCGCCTCTGCTAGAGCCGGAGTGCAGCGCGCTGGGAGCCGCGCATCGCCGCAGCCTGCGCTTCCCCGCAGCGCCGGGGCCTCCGGGAGTGCCAGCGCTGGAcaagctgctgcaggcagccag GGCTGCAGAAGCAGGACTATGTCCACCATGGTGTACCCTAGGGAGGAGAAACTGGACAAGCTGAGCCAAGAGGAGATAATTTCCAACACCAAGCTAGTGATGCAGGGGCTGGAGGCACTCAAGAATGAACACAACTCCATCCTGCACAGCTTGCTGGAAACCATAAAGTgcctgaagaaagatgaagaagcCAATCTCGTGCATGAAAAATCCAACCTGCTCCGCAAGTCAGTGGAGATGATCGAGTTGGGGCTCGGAGAGGCTCAG GTGATGATGGCATTGTCCAACCATCTGAATGCTGTGGAGtcagagaagcagaagctgcGTGCTCAGGTCCGGAGGCTGTGCCAGGAGAACCAGTGGCTGCGTGATGAGCTTGCCAACAcccagcagaagctgcagcgCAGTGAGCAAACCGTGGctcagctggaggaggagaagaaacacCTTGAGTTCATGAACCAGCTGAAGAAGTACGATGAGGATGTCTCACCTTCG gaggagaaggagggtgACTCCGCCAAGGACTCTCTGGATGATCTGTTCCCgaatgaggaggaggagcatGGTCCTGGAC TGCCCCACCAGCACAGTAGTGCAGTGGCAGCTGCCCAGCAGGGAGGCTATGAGATCCCTGCACGCCTGCGCACGCTCCACAACCTTGTCATCCAGTACGCCTCACAGGGACGCTACGAGGTGGCTGTGCCACTCTGCAAGCAGGCGCTGGAGGACCTGGAGAAGACATCAGGCCACGATCACCCTGATGTGGCCACCATGCTCAACATCCTGGCACTAGTGTACAG GgatcaaaataaatacaaagaggCAGCACATCTCTTGAATGATGCACTCTCCATCCGTGAGAAGACTCTGGGCAAAGACCACCCAGCG GTGGCAGCAACTTTGAACAACCTGGCTGTTCTCTACGGCAAGAGAGGGAAGTACAAAGAAGCAGAGCCACTGTGTAAGCGGGCCCTGGAGATCCGTGAGAAG GTCCTAGGCAAAGACCATCCTGATGTGGccaagcagctgaacaatctagCCCTGCTGTGCCAGAACCAGGGCAAGTACGATGAGGTGGAGTACTATTACTGCAGGGCTCTGGAGATCTATGAGAGCTGCCTGGGTCCTGATGACCCCAACGTGGCCAAGACCAAGAACAACCTG GCCTCCTGTTACCTGAAGCAAGGCAAATACAAAGATGCGGAGGTGCTGTATAAGGAGATCCTCACCCGTGCTCACGTGAAGGAGTTTGGCTCTGTGGATG ATGAACACAAACCAATCTGGATGCACgcagaggagagagaggagatgAGCAAG AGCAAGCACAGAGACAGCGCTCCCTATGCTGAGTATGGCGGCTGGTACAAGGCCTGTAAGGTCAGCAG CCCGACAGTGAACACCACGCTGAGGAACCTGGGTGCGCTGTACCGGCGCCAGGGCAAGCTGGAGGCGGCGGAGACCTTGGAGGAGTGCGCGGTTCGCTCCCGGCGGCAG GGCATTGACCCAATCAACCAGACAAAGGTGGTGGAGATCCTGAAGGAGGGCGATGGCACAGAGAGACGTCGGAGCCTGGGGGGCAGCGTCAAGTATGAGAATGCCACAGACGGTAGCGAGGAA
- the KLC4 gene encoding kinesin light chain 4 isoform X6 — MLSALPGEHLAILFLEPGSPPPPFPPPARCSVVGCRAPGACASARAGVQRAGSRASPQPALPRSAGASGSASAGQAAAGSQGCRSRTMSTMVYPREEKLDKLSQEEIISNTKLVMQGLEALKNEHNSILHSLLETIKCLKKDEEANLVHEKSNLLRKSVEMIELGLGEAQVMMALSNHLNAVESEKQKLRAQVRRLCQENQWLRDELANTQQKLQRSEQTVAQLEEEKKHLEFMNQLKKYDEDVSPSEEKEGDSAKDSLDDLFPNEEEEHGPGLPHQHSSAVAAAQQGGYEIPARLRTLHNLVIQYASQGRYEVAVPLCKQALEDLEKTSGHDHPDVATMLNILALVYRDQNKYKEAAHLLNDALSIREKTLGKDHPAVAATLNNLAVLYGKRGKYKEAEPLCKRALEIREKVLGKDHPDVAKQLNNLALLCQNQGKYDEVEYYYCRALEIYESCLGPDDPNVAKTKNNLASCYLKQGKYKDAEVLYKEILTRAHVKEFGSVDDEHKPIWMHAEEREEMSK; from the exons ATGCTTTCTGCGCTGCCAGGAGAGCATCTCGCCATCCTGTTTCTAGAGCCTGgatctcctcctccccccttccccccccccgcccgctGCAGTGTGGTTGGCTGCCGAGCGCCGGGTGCCTGCGCCTCTGCTAGAGCCGGAGTGCAGCGCGCTGGGAGCCGCGCATCGCCGCAGCCTGCGCTTCCCCGCAGCGCCGGGGCCTCCGGGAGTGCCAGCGCTGGAcaagctgctgcaggcagccag GGCTGCAGAAGCAGGACTATGTCCACCATGGTGTACCCTAGGGAGGAGAAACTGGACAAGCTGAGCCAAGAGGAGATAATTTCCAACACCAAGCTAGTGATGCAGGGGCTGGAGGCACTCAAGAATGAACACAACTCCATCCTGCACAGCTTGCTGGAAACCATAAAGTgcctgaagaaagatgaagaagcCAATCTCGTGCATGAAAAATCCAACCTGCTCCGCAAGTCAGTGGAGATGATCGAGTTGGGGCTCGGAGAGGCTCAG GTGATGATGGCATTGTCCAACCATCTGAATGCTGTGGAGtcagagaagcagaagctgcGTGCTCAGGTCCGGAGGCTGTGCCAGGAGAACCAGTGGCTGCGTGATGAGCTTGCCAACAcccagcagaagctgcagcgCAGTGAGCAAACCGTGGctcagctggaggaggagaagaaacacCTTGAGTTCATGAACCAGCTGAAGAAGTACGATGAGGATGTCTCACCTTCG gaggagaaggagggtgACTCCGCCAAGGACTCTCTGGATGATCTGTTCCCgaatgaggaggaggagcatGGTCCTGGAC TGCCCCACCAGCACAGTAGTGCAGTGGCAGCTGCCCAGCAGGGAGGCTATGAGATCCCTGCACGCCTGCGCACGCTCCACAACCTTGTCATCCAGTACGCCTCACAGGGACGCTACGAGGTGGCTGTGCCACTCTGCAAGCAGGCGCTGGAGGACCTGGAGAAGACATCAGGCCACGATCACCCTGATGTGGCCACCATGCTCAACATCCTGGCACTAGTGTACAG GgatcaaaataaatacaaagaggCAGCACATCTCTTGAATGATGCACTCTCCATCCGTGAGAAGACTCTGGGCAAAGACCACCCAGCG GTGGCAGCAACTTTGAACAACCTGGCTGTTCTCTACGGCAAGAGAGGGAAGTACAAAGAAGCAGAGCCACTGTGTAAGCGGGCCCTGGAGATCCGTGAGAAG GTCCTAGGCAAAGACCATCCTGATGTGGccaagcagctgaacaatctagCCCTGCTGTGCCAGAACCAGGGCAAGTACGATGAGGTGGAGTACTATTACTGCAGGGCTCTGGAGATCTATGAGAGCTGCCTGGGTCCTGATGACCCCAACGTGGCCAAGACCAAGAACAACCTG GCCTCCTGTTACCTGAAGCAAGGCAAATACAAAGATGCGGAGGTGCTGTATAAGGAGATCCTCACCCGTGCTCACGTGAAGGAGTTTGGCTCTGTGGATG ATGAACACAAACCAATCTGGATGCACgcagaggagagagaggagatgAGCAAG TGA
- the MRPL2 gene encoding large ribosomal subunit protein uL2m translates to MAAGLCRAFGALVLSAARPRALPPGPGPHLPGAALAAACRALSGSAPCYTRDPMWKCRVKYTVRPVGMKKTGGRDHTGRIRVRGIGGGHKRRYRMIDFQRLRYEEGAPAQPFSEKVIAVRYDPCRSADIALVAGGNRKRWIIATENMQPGDIIKNSSHIGRMAVSANEGDAYPLGALPVGTLVCNLESHPGKGAQYIRAAGTCGVLLRKVNGTAIVQLPSKRHMQVLETCVATVGRVSNVDHNKRVIGKAGRNRWLGKRPHTGLWHRKSGWAGRKIKPIPPMKSYVNLPRVAAQK, encoded by the exons ATGGCGGCGGGGTTGTGTCGGGCTTTCGGGGCGCTGGTGCTGTcggcggcccggccccgggccCTTCCGCCGGGCCCCGGGCCCCATCTGCCGGGGGCCGcgctggcagctgcctgccgAGCGCTGAGCGGCTCGGCGCCGTGCTACACCAGAGACCCCATGTGGAAGTGCCGGGTCAAGTACACCGTGCGCCCCGTGGGCATGAAGAAGACGGGCGGGCGCGACCACACAG GCCGCATCCGCGTACGGGGCATCGGCGGCGGACACAAGCGGCGGTACCGAATGATCGACTTCCAGCGGCTGCGCTACGAGGAGGGAGCCCCGGCGCAGCCCTTCAGCGAGAAGGTCATCGCCGTCCGATACGACCCTTGCAG GTCGGCAGACATAGCCCTGGTGGCCGGCGGCAATCGGAAGCGCTGGATCATCGCCACGGAGAACATGCAGCCAGGGGACATCATCAAGAACTCCTCGCACATCGGCAGGATGGCAG tgtCAGCCAACGAAGGGGACGCCTACCCGCTGGGGGCTCTGCCTGTCGGCACGCTGGTCTGCAACCTGGAGAGCCACCCTGGGAAGGGAGCGCAGTACATCCGGGCAGCCG GGACTTGTGGGGTGCTGCTGAGGAAAGTGAATGGGACGGCCATCGTGCAGCTGCCTTCAAAGAGGCACATGCAG GTGCTGGAGACCTGCGTGGCCACAGTGGGCCGCGTGTCCAATGTCGACCACAACAAGCGGGTGATCGGGAAGGCAGGACGGAACCGCTGGCTGGGCAAGCGCCCGCACACAGGCTTGTGGCATCGCAAAAGTGGCTGGGCCGGGCGCAAGATCAAACCTATCCCTCCCATGAAAAGCTACGTCAACCTGCCGCGGGTCGCGGCACAGAAGTGA